One Purpureocillium takamizusanense chromosome 1, complete sequence genomic window carries:
- a CDS encoding uncharacterized protein (COG:S~BUSCO:EOG09264OBO~EggNog:ENOG503P43H), giving the protein MGANTSKQDGQGGYQWKASGPPSVSSDVLESMQNSPETDASRARLIEQHIQARVAEELKKLQKRESDALNLAHDKLAASNDATPTDEKAPSRYTVGQEVEQLRRKLEERKQVRALPDDVEKARGDVIRCLREHDRRPLDCWEEVEKFKTEVKKLEKGWVDKVTS; this is encoded by the exons ATGGGTGCCAATACCTCCAAGCAagacggccagggcggctATCAATGGAAAGC CTCAGGGCCGCCTAGCGTCTCCTCCGATGTCCTCGAGTCGATGCAAAACAGCCCAGAA ACCGacgcctcgcgcgccaggcTCATCGAGCAGCATATCcaggcccgcgtcgccgaggagctcaagaagctccAGAAGCGGGAATCAGATGCGCTGAACCTCGCACACGACAAGCTTGCCGCCAGCAACGACGCCACCCCCACAGACGAGAAGGCGCCCAGCCGGTACACTGTCGGCCAGGAAgtcgagcagctgcggcgcaagctcgaggagcgAAAGCAGGTTCGCGCCCTGCCGGACGACGTGGAGAAGGCGCGGGGCGATGTCATTCGCTGCCTGCGAGAACACGACCGCCGGCCGCTGGACTGCTGGGAGGAAGTGGAGAAGTTCAAAACTGAGGTGaagaagctggagaaggGCTGGGTCGACAAGGTGACGTCGTGA
- a CDS encoding methyltransferase (COG:S~EggNog:ENOG503NZIR): MRNWEMQRRSLPAPAASFRDKKAKILRQLGVPDAEYFDASPKGSVDEGIRDLIDEINRAEGFVTTSSCAGRVSVFLEGRKGAAAAAASEDDDGAVRDDGLVRQQPRQVAGVGGKGAGGTWLHVSHDPVACEADEDFHAWVTSLGFKTADNESACSSTSGASAERRLIHFKFEPMILHVLTSSLAHAQLMVRVALQAGFRESGAINIAEPSSPDGQAATPIVAVRSMGLGFESLLGYDEVQPDGQCWRRRRLVDVEYLRTVLGIGNERFSENAKRIQRFRESFRVALRDPEPRKNPAGGEWEDAAQRKERMRAEGLRRKAELDAEKSQERAAEEADVAP, from the exons ATGCGGAACTGGGAAATGCAGCGGCGCTCGCTGCCTGCGCCCGCAGCCTCGTTTCGCGACAAGAAGGCAAAGATCTTGCGGCAACTGGGTGTGCCGGACGCAGAATACTTTGACGCCTCGCCCAAAGGGTCCGTCGACGAAGGTATCCGCGACCTGATTGACGAGATCAACCGCGCCGAAGGCTTCGTCACGACAAGCAGCTGCGCCGGTCGTGTGAGCGTGTTCCTCGAGGGCAGGAAaggggctgcagcggccgcggcgtctgaagatgacgatggtgccgTGAGGGATGATGGGCTTGTACGACAGCAGCCGCGACAGGTAGCTGGCGTGGGCGGAaagggcgctggcggcacATGGCTTCATGTGTCCCATGACCCTGTTGCCTGCGAGGCTGACGAGGATTTCCACGCCTGGGTAACGAGCTTGGGTTTCAAGACCGCGGACAATGAGTCTGCATGTTCAAGTACAAGTGGCGCCAGCGCGGAGCGCAGACTTATTCACTTCAAATTCGAACCCATG ATCCTCCATGTCCTGACCTCGTCCCTTGCCCACGCACAGCTGATGGTCCGCGTCGCACTGCAAGCTGGTTTCCGTGAGTCAGGCGCTATTAATATCGCGGAGCCCTCTTCGCCTGACGGCCAGGCCGCGACGCCCATTGTCGCAGTCCGCTCcatgggcttgggcttcgaGTCCCTGCTCGGGTACGACGAGGTCCAGCCGGACGGGcagtgctggcggcggcggcgactcgtcgacgtggagTACCTGCGTACGGTGTTGGGCATCGGAAACGAGCGGTTCTCGGAAAATGCGAAGCGCATCCAGAGGTTCCGCGAGTCCTTCAGGGTGGCGCTGCGAGATCCGGAGCCGAGGAAGAACCCCGCGGGCGGGGAGTGggaggacgcggcgcagcggaAGGAGAGGATGCGAGCCGAGGGGCTGAGGAGGAAAGCCGAGCTTGACGCGGAAAAGAGCCAGGAGCGTGccgcagaagaagcagatgTGGCTCCGTGA
- the MET16 gene encoding 3'-phosphoadenylsulfate reductase (BUSCO:EOG09264FVQ~COG:E~EggNog:ENOG503NVJM) — MSTTMTETTTRISFSDDKMDHHDIESGYVSGQSDYDPSPRKESKPKVSLTMEHIAYLNDQMETMHPMDILRFCKIMFPNLYQSTAFGLTGLATMDMLSKIQQENPNSKTVDLIFLDTLYHFKETYELVDRVKARYPNVPVHIFKPDGVDTVEELEETYGQEMWNTAGEMYDWIVKVEPLQRAYEELQVTAVLNGRRRSQGAARGSIPIIELDDERGIIKINPMAAWSFKQVNDYIKENSVPYNALLDQGYKSVGDWHSTSPVGEGEDERAGRWKGQNKSECGIHNKKSRYAQFVEDMEQKKTAGMVAPV; from the coding sequence atgagcaCCACCATGACGGAAACGACAACTCGCATCTCCTTCTCTGACGACAAGATGGACCATCATGACATCGAGTCCGGGTACGTGTCGGGCCAGTCCGACTACGACCCCTCACCGAGAAAGGAGTCGAAGCCCAAGGTGTCCCTCACCATGGAGCACATCGCCTACCTGAACGACCAAATGGAGACCATGCATCCCATGGACATCCTTCGCTTCTGCAAGATCATGTTTCCCAACCTGTATCAGTCGACAGCATTCGGCCTGACGGGCCTGGCCACCATGGACATGCTGTCCAAGATTCAGCAGGAGAACCCCAACTCCAAAACGGTCGACCTCATCTTCTTGGATACCTTGTACCACTTCAAGGAGACGtacgagctcgtcgaccgGGTCAAGGCGCGGTATCCCAATGTGCCTGTCCACATCTTCAAgcccgatggcgtcgacaccGTGGAGGAACTCGAGGAGACCTATGGCCAAGAGATGTGGAACACGGCCGGCGAGATGTACGACTGGATCGTCAAGGTCGAGCCTCTGCAGCGGGCGTATGAAGAGCTCCAGGTGACTGCCGTCCTCAacggtcgccgtcgctcgcaGGGTGCGGCTCGCGGCTCCATCCCCATCATCGAACTCGACGATGAGCGGGGCATCATCAAGATCAACCCAATGGCTGCGTGGTCTTTCAAGCAGGTCAACGACTATATCAAGGAGAACAGTGTGCCGTACAACGCCCTCCTGGACCAGGGATACAAGTCCGTCGGCGACTGGCACTCGACCAGtcccgtcggcgagggcgaggacgagcgtgCCGGCCGCTGGAAGGGCCAGAACAAATCGGAGTGCGGCATTCACAATAAGAAGTCGCGATATGCCCAGTTCGTCGAGGATATGGAGCAGAAAAAGACCGCTGGCATGGTGGCGCCCGTCTAA